One region of Rattus norvegicus strain BN/NHsdMcwi chromosome 13, GRCr8, whole genome shotgun sequence genomic DNA includes:
- the Btg2 gene encoding protein BTG2, producing MSHGKRTDMLPEIAAAVGFLTSLLRTRGCVSEQRLKVFSRALQDALTDHYKHHWFPEKPSKGSGYRCIRINHKMDPIISKVASQIGLSQPQLHQLLPSELTLWVDPYEVSYRIGEDGSICVLYEEAPVATSYGLLTCKNQMMLGRSSPSKNYVMTVSS from the exons ATGAGCCACGGGAAGAGAACCGACATGCTCCCGGAGATCGCCGCCGCCGTAGGTTTCCTCACCAGTCTCCTGAGGACTCGGGGCTGCGTGAGCGAGCAGAGACTCAAGGTTTTCAGTAGGGCGCTCCAGGACGCACTGACCG ATCATTACAAACACCACTGGTTTCCAGAAAAGCCATCCAAGGGCTCCGGCTATCGCTGTATCCGCATCAACCACAAGATGGACCCCATCATCAGCAAGGTGGCCAGCCAGATCGGACTCAGCCAGCCCCagctgcaccagctcctgcccaGCGAGCTGACCCTGTGGGTCGATCCCTACGAAGTGTCCTACCGCATCGGGGAAGATGGATCCATCTGCGTGCTGTATGAGGAGGCGCCGGTGGCCACCTCCTACGGGCTCCTCACCTGCAAGAACCAGATGATGCTGGGCAGGAGCAGTCCATCGAAGAACTACGTGATGACTGTCTCCAGCTAG